From Phalacrocorax carbo chromosome 6, bPhaCar2.1, whole genome shotgun sequence, a single genomic window includes:
- the LOC104045047 gene encoding fatty-acid amide hydrolase 1, translating to MPVPLPALLCCSAASLLLLLLRWRRRRGLWRKVKEARQRQERSLVQMEMAVRRFREQHPSVNTISILSLPLPELCKKLRDGSLPPEHVFYAYVGKALQITTETNCITEYLQESEAQVQKAKLTGRLGLLYGVPVSIKDSIDCQGHDSTLGFIKNLNKPAAEDSVVVQVLRRQGAIPFVKTNVPQSLISYDCKNLIFGQTFNPLLYTRSPGGSSGGEGALVGGGGSILGFGTDVGGSLRFPAAFCGVCALKPTGNRLSKKGLISGVPGQKAVAAAVGPMAKDVESLALCMRALLCEDMFNLDSTVPPLPFNEEVYSSTQPLRIGYYETDFFTMPSPAMRRAVRETKQLLEDAGHTLVPFELMNVDYMLFNFCVRGMFADGATSFLKAFKGELEKSSMGLFFWLAKSPNWLKTVLSWIAKPFVPRFSDIVRNMRANTVDEVWSLHCEIEEFCHQFIAQWKKLNLDVMLCPMLGPALSIGYPTKVSVAVSYTMLYNTLDFPAGVVPVTMVTDEDEEELKGYQGYFRDWWDQTLAKAFRGSAGLPVAVQCVALPWQEELCLRFMKEVETLILKKNRLV from the exons ATGCCGGTtcccctgcccgccctgctctgctgctcggccgccagcctcctgctgctgctgctgcgatGGCGGCGCCGAAGGGGGCTCTGGAGGAAGGTGAAGGAGGCTCGGCAGAGGCAGGAGCGGAGCTTGGTGCAGATGGAGATGGCAGTACGGCGCTTTCGGGAGCAG CATCCTTCTGTGAACACGATCTCCAtcctctctctgcccttgccGGAGCTCTGCAAGAAACTCCGGGATGGCTCCCTCCCTCCAGAGCACGTCTTCTATGCCTACGTGGGCAAG GCCCTCCAGATCACCACAGAAACCAACTGCATCACGGAGTATCTGCAGGAAAGCGAGGCTCAGGtccagaaagcaaagctgacaGGGAGGCTGGGTTTGCTCTACGGGGTGCCTGTCAGCATCAAAGACTCCATCGATTGCCAG GGCCATGATTCCACTTTAGGGTTTATAAAAAACCTCAATAAACCCGCGGCAGAGGACAGCGTGGTGGTGCAGGTGCTCAGGAGACAAGGGGCAATTCCATTTGTCAAAACCAACGTTCCCCAGTCACTCATCAG CTATGACTGCAAGAACTTAATCTTTGGTCAGACATTCAACCCTCTGCTCTACACCAGAAGCCCCGGAGGCTCCTCTGGTGGAGAAGGGGCACTTGTAGGAGGAGGTGGGTCCATCCTGGGCTTTGGAACGGATGTAGGAGGGAGCCTGCgttttcctgctgccttctgtggGGTCTGTGCACTCAAACCCACCGGGAACAGACTCAG taaaAAAGGACTGATTTCTGGTGTCCCTGGGCAGAAGGCAG TGGCCGCAGCAGTGGGGCCGATGGCAAAAGACGTGGAGAGCCTGGCGCTGTGCATGCGGGCGCTCCTGTGTGAGGACATGTTCAACCTGGACAGCACAGTGCCCCCGCTTCCCTTCAATGAAGAG gtATATTCCAGCACGCAGCCCCTCCGCATAGGCTACTATGAAACTGATTTCTTCACCATGCCAAGCCCTGCCATGAGACGTGCCGTTCGGGAGACGAAGCAGCTGTTGGAGGATGCTGGCCACACG CTGGTGCCCTTTGAACTCATGAACGTGGACTACATGCTATTTAACTTCTGCGTCAGGGGCATGTTTGCAGATGGGGCCACCTCCTTTCTCAAGGCATT CAAAGGGGagctggagaaaagcagcatgggGCTGTTCTTCTGGTTGGCGAAGTCACCAAACTGGCTAAAAACTGTCCTCTCCTGGATTGCCAAACCCTTC GTGCCTCGATTTTCAGATATCGTGAGAAATATGAGAGCAAA caCGGTGGATGAAGTCTGGAGTCTTCACTGTGAAATTGAG GAGTTTTGCCACCAGTTTATCGCCCAGTGGAAAAAGCTGAATCTGGACGTCATGCTTTGTCCCATGCTGGGCCCGGCTCTCAGCATCGGCTACCCTACGAAGGTCTCAG tgGCAGTCAGCTACACCATGCTCTACAACACCTTGGACTTCCCCGCTGGTGTGGTCCCTGTCACGATGGTGACAGACGAGGATGAGGAGGAGCTGAAGGGCTACCAGGGGTACTTCCGGGACTGGTGGGACCAGACCCTGGCAAAG GCTTTTCGTGGCAGTGCGGGGCTGCCAGTGGCGGTGCAGTGTGTGGCCTTGCCGTGGCAGGAGGAGTTGTGCCTCCGGTTCATGAAGGAGGTGGAGACACTcatcctgaagaaaaacaggctTGTCTAA
- the LOC104045045 gene encoding LOW QUALITY PROTEIN: vitamin D3 hydroxylase-associated protein (The sequence of the model RefSeq protein was modified relative to this genomic sequence to represent the inferred CDS: inserted 1 base in 1 codon), protein MTQERLWQVLDPLWRDPRTLSALLCSSAAAIVLLKWLERRQIQQKMEEARRTRDLALERMEKAAHRFKQENPGTQTAHILSLTMVELVEKLKEGSLSPESVLYSYMGKALEVTREVNCVVDFIHGCEDQLQKLKKQKEKGLLYGIPISIKDHINCKGHVSSGGMVKFLGQEKEEDSVIVQVLKSQGAIPFVKTNIPQTMINYDCSNLIFGQTLNPLNHQKSPGGSSGGEGALIAGGGSILGIGSDVAGSIRLPSSFCGLCGLKPTGNRISKLGVVSSIIGMKSVTGTLGPMARDVDSLALCMKALLCEEMFQLDPTVPPIPFDEEVYTSSKPLRIGXYEGDGYFQPSPSMKRAIQQTRKLLQDAGHTLVPFAPPKIDYMVDELFTRGIFSDGAAHLVDCFKGDIVDPNLKSQFNTYRLPALVKRILAIILKPIYPRIARDLSALCGVGSAKNLWDQHGAVVDYRTEFIAKWRKLRLDVILCPALGPAFNHGYAGKLFAATSYTNLYNVLNFPAGVVPVSTVTRADEEELKHYRGHYGDPWDKRLKEAVEGAVGLPVAVQCVALPWQEELCLRFMKEVEILAHGTKRNV, encoded by the exons ATGACCCAAGAGCGACTGTGGCAGGTCCTAGATCCATTATGGCGAGACCCTCGCAccctctcagctctgctctgcagttcaGCTGCAGCCATTGTGCTACTGAAATGGCTGGAACGTAGGCAGATCCAGCAGAAAATGGAGGAGGCAAGGAGGACACGGGATCTGGCCTTAGAGCGAATGGAGAAGGCAGCTCACAGGTTTAAGCAAGAG AACCCAGGCACCCAGACTGCACATATCCTCTCGCTGACGATGGTGGAGCTAGTGGAGAAGCTGAAGGaggggtccctgtccccagaaAGTGTCCTTTACTCCTACATGGGCAAA GCTTTGGAGGTGACTCGGGAGGTGAACTGCGTGGTAGATTTCATTCATGGCTGTGAGGATCAGCTCCAAAAactgaagaagcagaaggaaaaggggcTGCTCTATGGCATTCCCATCAGCATCAAGGACCACATTAACTGCAAG ggccacgtctCCTCTGGAGGGATGGTGAAGTTTCTGGgccaagagaaggaagaagacagCGTCATTGTCCAGGTTCTAAAGAGCCAGGGGGCAATCCCCTTTGTGAAAACCAACATCCCACAGACGATGATAAA ctATGACTGCAGCAACCTCATCTTTGGCCAGACTCTGAACCCTCTCAACCACCAGAAGAGCCCTGGGGGCTCCTCGGGAGGGGAAGGAGCTCTGATCGCAGGGGGAGGCTCCATCCTGGGCATTGGCTCAGACGTAGCTGGCAGCATCCGCCTGCCGTCCAGCTTCTGCGGGCTGTGCGGGCTCAAACCCACAGGCAACAGGATCAG CAAACTGGGTGTGGTTTCTTCTATCATAGGAATGAAATCAG TGACAGGGACGCTGGGGCCGATGGCGAGAGATGTGGACAGCCTGGCCCTCTGCATGAAGGCGCTGCTCTGTGAGGAGATGTTCCAGCTGGACCCCACCGTGCCACCCATCCCCTTTGATGAGGAG GTTTACACCAGTTCAAAGCCACTTCGGATTG TATATGAAGGAGATGGCTACTTCCAGCCCTCACCCAGCATGAAACGGGCCATCCAGCAGACAAGAAAGCTCCTGCAGGATGCAGGACACACG CTTGTTCCCTTTGCACCACCCAAGATTGACTACATGGTAGATGAGCTGTTCACCAGAGGGATTTTCTCAGATGGTGCTGCTCACCTTGTGGACTGCTT CAAAGGAGACATCGTGGATCCCAACCTGAAATCCCAGTTCAATACTTACAGGCTTCCTGCTCTGGTGAAAAGGATCTTGGCTATCATTTTGAAGCCCATA TACCCACGAATTGCTCGGGATCTCAGCGCTCTCTGTGGAGTGGG GTCTGCCAAAAACCTCTGGGATCAGCATGGAGCGGTGGTG GATTACCGCACTGAATTCATTGCTAAATGGAGGAAGCTAAGGCTGGATGTCATTCTTTGTCCTGCGCTGGGGCCAGCCTTTAACCACGGCTATGCTGGGAAGCTATTTG CTGCAACCTCCTACACCAATTTATACAACGTCTTAAACTTCCCTGCTGGGGTGGTGCCGGTCAGCACGGTCACAAGAGCTGACGAAGAAGAACTGAAGCATTACCGAGGGCACTACGGAGACCCTTGGGATAAGAGGCTGAAAGAG GCTGTGGaaggagctgtggggctgccagTAGCTGTGCAATGCGTGGCTCTGCCAtggcaggaggagctgtgccTTCGCTTCATGAAGGAGGTGGAGATACTTGCCCACGGCacaaaaagaaatgtgtga
- the LOC104045046 gene encoding vitamin D3 hydroxylase-associated protein isoform X2: MILQSLRQLLPERQVNPSAALALLCGSAAAVVVWKWLGKRQIQKQMEEARRTRDEGVKNIAKAVQQFREQVPSVQTDAILSLPLLELTGRLQEGSLSPKTVLYTYLEKALEVTQQTNCLRHFIPECEEQLREIQQQREKGLLCGIPVSIKDHIGHKGHLSTCGLVQRLGTPVQEDSILVKVLKRQGAILFAMTNVPQSLFNYDCSNPIFGQTLNPFNHQKSPGGSSGGEGALIAAGGSILGIGSDVGGSIRLPSSFCGLCGLKPTAERLSLSGAGGPVSGILAVPCALGPMARDVDSLALCMKALLCEEMFRLDPTVPPIPFDEEVYSSSAPLRVGYYDTDGYFPLPPCMRRAVQETRGALQAAGHQLVPFSPPRINYVMTELFLKTFFADGGDAWLDLFTGDIVDPSLKPQVNSCKIPRLGKKLLALILKPLFPRLADYLSALGGMRSVKEMWNHQHEIELPSPLQCCTTS; the protein is encoded by the exons ATGATCCTGCAATCACtgaggcagctcctgccagagAGGCAGGTGAATCCTTCTGCTGCCCTTGCCCTGCTctgtggctcagcagcagccgtGGTGGTCTGGAAATGGCTGGGCAAAAGGCAGATCCAGAAGCAAATGGAAGAGGCTCGGAGGACCCGGGATGAGGGTGTGAAGAATATAGCAAAGGCTGTCCAGCAGTTCAGGGAGCAG GTCCCCAGTGTCCAAACGGATGCCatcctgtccctgcccctgctggaACTCACTGGGAGGCTGCAGGAAGGGTCTCTGTCCCCCAAGACTGTCCTCTACACCTACTTAGAGAAG GCCCTGGAAGTGACTCAGCAGACAAACTGCTTGCGACATTTTATCCCAGAGTGTGAGGAGCAGCTCCGGGAAATACAAcagcagagggagaaagggCTGCTCTGTGGCATCCCTGTCAGCATCAAGGATCACATCGGCCACAAG ggGCATCTGTCAACCTGTGGGCTGGTGCAACGCCTGGGTACTCCGGTGCAGGAGGACAGCATCCTAGTCAAGGTTCTGAAGAGACAGGGGGCCATCCTATTTGCAATGACCAACGTGCCGCAATCCCTCTTCAA ctATGACTGCAGCAATCCCATCTTCGGCCAGACCTTGAACCCCTTCAACCACCAGAAGAGCCCCGGGGGCTCCTCGGGAGGGGAAGGAGCTCTGATCGCAGCGGGAGGCTCCATCCTGGGCATTGGCTCAGACGTCGGTGGCAGCATCCGCCTGCCGTCCAGCTTCTGTGGGCTGTGCGGGCTCAAACCCACAGCTGAAAGGCTCAG CTTGTCTGGAGCAGGTGGGCCAGTCAGTGGGATCCTGGCAG TTCCTTGTGCGCTGGGGCCGATGGCAAGGGACGTGGACAGCCTAGCCCTGTGCATGAAGGCGCTGCTCTGCGAGGAGATGTTCCGGCTGGACCCCACCGTGCCCCCCATCCCCTTTGATGAGGAG GTGTactccagctctgctcccctgcGGGTCGGGTACTACGACACAGACGGCTACTTCCCACTGCCCCCTTGCATGCGGCGGGCGGTGCAGGAAACCAGgggggctctgcaggcagccgGGCACCAG CTGGTGCCCTTTTCTCCACCTCGGATAAACTATGTCATGACTGAGCTGTTTTTGAAGACCTTTTTTGCTGATGGAGGCGATGCTTGGTTGGACTTGTT CACAGGAGATATTGTAGATCCAAGCTTGAAACCACAGGTGAATAGCTGTAAGATCCCGAGGCTGGGGAAGAAGCTGCTGGCTCTGATCCTTAAACCTCTG TTTCCCCGCCTGGCTGACTATCTGAGTGCCTTGGGTGGAATGAG